A window of Clostridium sp. 'White wine YQ' contains these coding sequences:
- a CDS encoding Hsp20/alpha crystallin family protein, with amino-acid sequence MFSMFPFMFRNTEIIDDLFNNFINQIPNNLVNENIDENTYDIDFKDQGDYYLVKGYFPGLTPRDVRIDFEKNKAILSIKKKQIYSNGTNIMMTVIQTGGYIVKTFDVEEIDKSKISASFDNSVLLLTLPKKKRSEIYKKEEVPTIIDVENYEME; translated from the coding sequence ATGTTTAGTATGTTTCCGTTCATGTTTAGGAACACTGAAATTATTGATGATTTATTTAATAATTTTATAAATCAAATTCCCAATAATTTAGTAAATGAAAATATAGATGAAAACACCTATGATATTGATTTTAAGGATCAGGGAGATTATTACTTAGTAAAAGGTTATTTTCCAGGGTTAACCCCTAGAGATGTAAGAATTGATTTTGAAAAAAATAAAGCTATTTTATCTATTAAGAAGAAGCAAATATATAGTAATGGCACTAATATTATGATGACAGTTATACAAACTGGAGGATATATTGTAAAGACCTTTGACGTGGAAGAAATAGATAAATCAAAAATTTCTGCTAGTTTTGATAATAGTGTTTTATTATTAACATTACCAAAGAAGAAAAGAAGTGAAATATATAAGAAAGAAGAAGTTCCAACAATTATAGATGTAGAAAATTATGAAATGGAATGA
- a CDS encoding nucleoside phosphorylase: MVKKEFPILEFDGVTENIIEPSKFIKKIDMSESVVMCFYSEVIEKLVNEGSLKEIKILHSQIGKHPIYELDYKGKKVTVFHPGVGAALGTSLMEEVIALGGRKFISCGSGGVLDKNIAAGNIIVPNSAIRDEGTSYHYIEPSREISINNKAIEAIEKTLKAHKCNYILAKTWSTDSFYRETKEKMKLRKDEGCLVVEMECSAFCAVAQYRNVIFGQIIYGGDDISCEEWNSRSEVDRRFIREALFWFSVEASLRL; encoded by the coding sequence GTGGTTAAGAAAGAATTTCCAATACTTGAATTTGACGGAGTTACAGAGAATATAATTGAACCATCAAAATTCATCAAAAAGATAGATATGTCTGAAAGTGTTGTTATGTGCTTTTATAGTGAAGTGATTGAGAAATTAGTTAATGAGGGAAGTCTTAAAGAGATTAAAATACTTCATTCTCAAATCGGCAAACATCCAATTTACGAACTAGATTATAAAGGCAAAAAAGTCACAGTATTTCATCCAGGAGTAGGAGCTGCACTTGGAACTTCCCTTATGGAAGAAGTTATTGCGTTAGGTGGGAGAAAGTTTATCTCTTGCGGTAGCGGTGGCGTTTTAGATAAAAATATCGCAGCTGGAAACATTATTGTACCAAATTCAGCGATCAGAGATGAAGGAACTTCTTATCATTATATTGAACCAAGTAGGGAAATCTCTATTAATAATAAAGCTATTGAAGCAATTGAAAAGACTTTAAAGGCTCATAAATGCAATTATATTCTTGCTAAAACTTGGAGTACTGATTCCTTTTATAGAGAAACTAAAGAAAAGATGAAACTAAGAAAAGATGAAGGTTGTTTGGTGGTAGAAATGGAATGCTCTGCTTTTTGTGCTGTTGCGCAATATAGAAACGTTATTTTTGGACAAATAATTTATGGTGGTGATGATATTAGCTGTGAAGAATGGAATTCCAGAAGTGAAGTGGATAGGAGATTTATAAGGGAAGCATTATTCTGGTTTTCAGTAGAAGCGAGCCTCCGATTATAA
- a CDS encoding AIM24 family protein — MVTYKNLYDNKNIEIIETKGNVKVLEYKKDLSVNSATAINAYFASEMNVRKRQVLIELNGNSFVISAGAMQWTAGKVGMGADVKGFGDLLGKALSSKVTKESAIKPKYEGNGLLMLEPTYKHILLEEVSDWGGLVLDDGLFLACEGSVQQKVVARTNLSSAVLGKEGLFNLCLRGKGIAVLESPVPRDELVEFVLQNDEVRIDGNYAIAWSDTLDFRVEKSGKSLIGSAVSGEGLVNVYRGTGRILMAPIA; from the coding sequence ATGGTAACTTATAAAAATCTTTATGACAACAAGAATATCGAAATCATTGAGACTAAAGGCAATGTAAAAGTTCTTGAATACAAAAAGGATTTAAGTGTAAATAGCGCAACTGCAATTAATGCATATTTTGCCTCTGAAATGAATGTTAGAAAGAGACAAGTTCTAATTGAGTTAAACGGTAACTCTTTTGTAATTAGCGCCGGAGCAATGCAGTGGACTGCAGGAAAAGTTGGCATGGGTGCAGATGTTAAGGGTTTTGGAGATTTATTAGGCAAAGCTTTATCATCAAAGGTTACAAAGGAATCAGCAATAAAACCTAAATATGAAGGTAATGGCTTGTTGATGCTAGAACCTACTTATAAACATATATTACTAGAAGAGGTATCAGATTGGGGTGGACTAGTGCTAGATGATGGACTTTTCCTTGCTTGTGAGGGAAGTGTTCAACAAAAGGTAGTTGCAAGAACAAATCTTTCATCAGCAGTACTTGGAAAAGAAGGGTTGTTTAATTTATGTCTTAGAGGTAAAGGAATTGCTGTACTAGAAAGTCCAGTTCCTAGAGATGAATTAGTAGAATTTGTTCTTCAAAACGATGAAGTTAGAATTGATGGAAACTATGCTATTGCTTGGTCTGATACTTTAGATTTTAGAGTAGAAAAGTCAGGAAAAAGCTTAATTGGCTCCGCAGTTTCAGGAGAAGGTTTAGTTAATGTATACCGAGGAACTGGCAGAATCTTAATGGCTCCAATAGCTTAA